One Enterobacter asburiae genomic window, ATCTTACCGATGCGGGGTTTGAGCGGGAAGATATCTATAATGCGTTGATGTGGCTGGAAAAACTGGCTGATTATCAGGAAGGCCTCGCCGAACCGATGCAGCTTGCTTCTGACCCATTGTCAGTACGCATTTATACCACAGAAGAGTGTGAAAGGCTGGACGCCAGCTGCCGGGGGTTCATCTTATTCCTTGAGCAGATTCAGGTGCTGAACCTCGAAACGAGAGAAATGGTGATAGAGCGCGTCATGGCGCTGGATACAGCAGAATTTGAACTGGAA contains:
- the smg gene encoding DUF494 family protein Smg encodes the protein MFDVLMYLFETYIHNEAEMRVDQDKLTQDLTDAGFEREDIYNALMWLEKLADYQEGLAEPMQLASDPLSVRIYTTEECERLDASCRGFILFLEQIQVLNLETREMVIERVMALDTAEFELEDLKWVILMVLFNIPGCENAYQQMEELLFEVNEGMLH